The following proteins are encoded in a genomic region of Brachypodium distachyon strain Bd21 chromosome 1, Brachypodium_distachyon_v3.0, whole genome shotgun sequence:
- the LOC104581629 gene encoding uncharacterized protein LOC104581629 isoform X1 has protein sequence MGSRFLAVLLQCWSREFAAFCRCCFERRLHGFVRSVPKLDDGVGSFWWRDLVGLIAGYKEVARCLPGGGSTISFWKDAWDSDPFMTRFSRIFSFAINKEITLLEFHSGEDRYDLFALPLSTLTSDELQHIIAILHSAALDQTDQDLWICRLGSGAFSTKLFYQHHFPALHRRLKSTWIWKNNCLPKIKGFAWLLYRDRVNTRDMMDRRNCNRDGVLSCALCDSGSRETRDHLFFTCFSAECWLRIGVNWSPLPSEPSLPNRLHLVKAHVPVRIHREVFLSMA, from the exons ATGGGGAGCAG GTTTCTTGCAGTTCTGTTGCAGTGTTGGTCACGGGAGTTTGCGGCCTTTTGCAGATGCTGTTTTGAGCGCCGTTTGCACGGATTTGTGAG ATCGGTGCCTAAATTGGATGATGGTGTCGGCTCCTTCTGGTGGAGAGACTTGGTTGGGCTTATCGCTGGATATAAAGAGGTTGCTAGATGTCTCCCAGGAGGCGGATCCACTATTTCATTCTGGAAGGATGCCTGGGACAGTGATCCCTTCATGACCAGATTCTCGCGCATTTTCTCGTTTGCCATCAACAAAGAAATCACCCTGCTCGAGTTTCACTCTGGTGAAGATCGCTATGACCTCTTTGCTCTGCCCCTTTCCACTCTGACTTCTGATGAACTGCAACATATTATCGCGATTCTCCACAGCGCTGCCTTGGATCAGACGGACCAAGACTTATGGATTTGTCGGTTGGGATCTGGGGCTTTCTCCACTAAACTTTTCTATCAGCACCACTTCCCTGCTCTCCATCGACGCCTCAAGTCTACATGGATTTGGAAGAACAATTGCTTACCTAAGATCAAGGGCTTTGCCTGGCTCCTCTATCGTGATCGCGTCAATACCAGAGACATGATGGACCGCAGAAACTGCAATCGTGATGGGGTGCTCAGTTGCGCTCTCTGTGACAGCGGATCAAGGGAAACAAGAGATCACCTTTTCTTTACCTGTTTCAGCGCTGAGTGCTGGCTCAGGATTGGTGTCAACTGGTCGCCCTTGCCATCTGAGCCTTCTCTCCCGAATCGTCTCCACCTCGTCAAGGCTCATGTACCTGTTAGAATTCATCGAGAAGTCTTCCTCTCTATGGCCTGA
- the LOC104581629 gene encoding uncharacterized protein LOC104581629 isoform X2, with product MGSRFLAVLLQCWSREFAAFCRCCFERRLHGFVRSVPKLDDGVGSFWWRDLVGLIAGYKEVARCLPGGGSTISFWKDAWDSDPFMTRFSRIFSFAINKEITLLEFHSALPWIRRTKTYGFVGWDLGLSPLNFSISTTSLLSIDASSLHGFGRTIAYLRSRALPGSSIVIASIPET from the exons ATGGGGAGCAG GTTTCTTGCAGTTCTGTTGCAGTGTTGGTCACGGGAGTTTGCGGCCTTTTGCAGATGCTGTTTTGAGCGCCGTTTGCACGGATTTGTGAG ATCGGTGCCTAAATTGGATGATGGTGTCGGCTCCTTCTGGTGGAGAGACTTGGTTGGGCTTATCGCTGGATATAAAGAGGTTGCTAGATGTCTCCCAGGAGGCGGATCCACTATTTCATTCTGGAAGGATGCCTGGGACAGTGATCCCTTCATGACCAGATTCTCGCGCATTTTCTCGTTTGCCATCAACAAAGAAATCACCCTGCTCGAGTTTCACTCTG CGCTGCCTTGGATCAGACGGACCAAGACTTATGGATTTGTCGGTTGGGATCTGGGGCTTTCTCCACTAAACTTTTCTATCAGCACCACTTCCCTGCTCTCCATCGACGCCTCAAGTCTACATGGATTTGGAAGAACAATTGCTTACCTAAGATCAAGGGCTTTGCCTGGCTCCTCTATCGTGATCGCGTCAATACCAGAGACATGA